A genomic window from Solanum dulcamara chromosome 11, daSolDulc1.2, whole genome shotgun sequence includes:
- the LOC129874841 gene encoding UDP-glycosyltransferase 90A1 has protein sequence MASLPPPIHVVLFPFMSKGHTIPIFDLARFLLTRSISITIFTTPANRPFFSDSLSDTNINIIEIPFPQNIQGIPPCVESTDKLPSMTLFPTFANSTKLMKPHFEKALESLPPVTFMITDGFLGWTLDSANKFGIPRLVYFGMSAFSWALSISAASVLRTELSDDESYQVPDFPWIKLTRNDFDLSIRERDPKGPDTDFTMESIIATSKSYGLLVNTFYELESVYVDYCNRISSPKSWCIGPFCALHELPRKQQGISEKPSYIKWLDGMLKQGEQVLYVAFGTQAELSLEQFKEIQIGLEKSQVNFLWVVRRTIDEGFKNRVKNRGRVVTEWVDQRKVLSHRSVQGFLSHCGWNSVIESISAKVPILAWPMMADQHLNARMVVEEIKIGLRVETCDGSVRGFVKCEGLVKPIKELMEGAKGKEARKKVKEIGEAAINAVKEGGSSWQTLNELINELTENRKV, from the coding sequence ATGGCTTCTCTTCCTCCTCCTATCCATGTTGTTCTGTTCCCTTTCATGTCCAAAGGACACACAATTCCCATCTTCGACCTTGCTCGCTTTCTTCTCACCCGCAGTATTTCCATCACCATCTTCACCACTCCTGCAAATCGTCCATTCTTctccgattccctttcggacaCAAACATCAACATCATCGAAATCCCATTTCCTCAAAACATACAAGGAATTCCCCCGTGTGTGGAGAGCACTGATAAACTCCCATCCATGACCCTGTTTCCTACCTTTGCCAACTCCACCAAATTGATGAAACCCCATTTCGAAAAGGCCTTGGAATCTCTTCCTCCAGTTACTTTTATGATCACTGATGGCTTTCTCGGCTGGACTTTAGACTCAGCAAACAAATTTGGCATCCCGAGGCTCGTTTATTTCGGCATGAGTGCATTTTCATGGGCCTTGTCGATTTCAGCTGCTTCAGTTCTTAGAACAGAATTGTCCGACGATGAGTCTTACCAAGTTCCTGATTTCCCCTGGATCAAACTCACTAGGAATGATTTTGATTTATCCATCAGAGAGCGTGATCCCAAGGGTCCCGATACTGATTTTACCATGGAGTCAATCATAGCGACCTCTAAAAGCTATGGGCTACTTGTGAACACTTTTTACGAGCTTGAATCTGTTTATGTAGACTACTGTAACCGCATCTCTAGTCCTAAATCCTGGTGCATTGGACCTTTTTGTGCGCTTCACGAGCTTCCAAGAAAACAACAGGGAATCTCAGAGAAACCTTCATACATCAAATGGCTTGACGGAATGCTAAAACAGGGGGAGCAAGTTTTATACGTGGCATTCGGGACTCAAGCAGAGTTATCTCTTGAACAATTCAAGGAAATCCAAATCGGATTGGAGAAATCCCAAGTGAACTTTTTGTGGGTTGTCAGGAGAACTATAGATGAAGGGTTCAAAAACAGAGTAAAAAACAGGGGAAGGGTGGTGACAGAGTGGGTTGATCAAAGAAAAGTCCTGAGCCATAGGAGTGTTCAAGGTTTTCTAAGCCACTGTGGTTGGAATTCGGTGATAGAGAGCATAAGCGCGAAAGTTCCTATACTCGCATGGCCAATGATGGCAGATCAACACCTGAATGCAAGAATGGTAGTGGAGGAAATAAAGATTGGACTAAGGGTTGAGACGTGTGATGGGTCAGTGAGAGGGTTCGTCAAGTGTGAAGGTTTGGTAAAGCCGATAAAGGAGTTGATGGAAGGAGCCAAAGGTAAAGAGGCAAGGAAGAAAGTGAAAGAGATTGGAGAGGCAGCCATTAATGCAGTCAAAGAAGGTGGGTCATCATGGCAAACGTTAAATGAGCTTATTAATGAGTTAACCGAAAACAGAAAGGTTTGA
- the LOC129872576 gene encoding UDP-glycosyltransferase 90A1-like: protein MGLNFVRQGSSVREEPVVILDRDVRKLRTKEIKSVKIQWKHSAVEESTWETEKEMQDNYPQLRYQSLNLASPPTVHVVLFPFMSKGHTIPMFDLARLLLTRNISITIFTTPANRPFFSDSLPNTNINIIEIPFPQNIQGVPPDVESTDKLISMSLLYIFANATKLMKPHFEKALESLPPVTFMITDGFLSWTLDSANKTGIPRLVYYGISAFSWALSISALSVLRKEVSDDESYQVPDFPWIKLTRNDFDLSLTQRPPF from the exons atgggactcaATTTTGTTAGACAAGGATCTTCAGTGCGAGAAGAGCCAGTTGTAATCTTAGATCGTGATGTCCGGAAGCTAAGGACCAAGGAAATTAAGTCTGTGAAAATCCAGTGGAAGCATAGTGCAGTAGAGGAatctacttgggagactgaaaAGGAGATGCAAGACAACTATCCCCA ACTACGATACCAAAGTCTCAATTTGGCTTCTCCTCCTACTGTCCATGTTGTTCTGTTCCCTTTCATGTCCAAAGGCCACACAATTCCCATGTTCGACCTTGCTCGCCTTCTTCTCACCCGTAATATTTCCATCACCATCTTCACTACTCCTGCAAACCGTCCATTCTTCTCCGATTCCCTTCCGAATACCAACATCAATATCATAGAAATCCCTTTTCCTCAAAACATACAAGGAGTTCCACCAGATGTGGAAAGCACTGATAAACTTATATCCATGtcacttctttatatttttgcCAACGCCACTAAATTGATGAAACCCCATTTTGAAAAGGCCCTGGAATCTCTTCCCCCAGTTACTTTCATGATCACTGATGGCTTTCTCAGCTGGACTTTAGACTCTGCAAACAAAACTGGCATCCCGAGGCTTGTCTATTACGGCATTAGCGCATTTTCATGGGCATTGTCAATTTCAGCTCTTTCAGTTCTTAGGAAAGAAGTGTCCGACGATGAGTCTTACCAAGTTCCTGATTTCCCCTGGATCAAACTCACTAGGAATGATTTTGATTTATCATTAACCCAAAGGCCCCCTTTCTGA